One region of Triticum aestivum cultivar Chinese Spring unplaced genomic scaffold, IWGSC CS RefSeq v2.1 scaffold107985, whole genome shotgun sequence genomic DNA includes:
- the LOC123177020 gene encoding protein STRICTOSIDINE SYNTHASE-LIKE 10, whose amino-acid sequence MGCSMSRLLKATVALVILVLLFMPGAMAAAAASFDASRAQQLPLPPGEVHGPESVAFDAQGRGPYSGVSDGRILRWNGPKLGWTTYAYGPGYDSETCTTSRFGTEADIESRCGRPLGLRFNEKTGDLYVADAYKGLMRVPPGGGEATVLVDQIDGMPLRFTNGVDVDQVTGQVYFTHSSMNYDRSEHEMVTKTGDSTGRLMMYDPRTSDATMLQPRMTYPNGVSLSADRTHLVVASTGPCKLLRHWIRGVDAGKSEPFADLPGYPDNVRPDRKGGYWVALHREKNELPFGRDSHLLAVRVGADGKIVEQMRGSKKVRPTEIMERDDGKLYLGSVELPYVGVVKRK is encoded by the coding sequence ATGGGCTGCAGCATGAGCCGCCTCCTCAAGGCTACCGTCGCTCTGGTCATACTCGTCCTTCTCTTCATGCCCGGGGCCATGGcagccgccgccgcaagcttcgaCGCCTCGCGGGCACAGCAGCTGCCCCTGCCGCCCGGAGAAGTGCACGGGCCCGAGAGCGTCGCCTTCGACGCTCAGGGCCGAGGCCCCTACAGCGGCGTCTCCGACGGCCGCATCTTGAGGTGGAACGGGCCCAAGCTCGGCTGGACGACATACGCCTACGGACCAGGCTACGACAGCGAAACGTGCACCACATCCAGGTTTGGCACCGAGGCGGACATAGAGAGCCGCTGCGGCCGCCCGCTTGGCCTGCGCTTCAACGAGAAAACGGGCGACCTCTACGTGGCCGATGCGTACAAAGGGCTTATGCGTGTGCCGCCCGGCGGCGGGGAGGCCACCGTGTTGGTCGACCAGATTGATGGCATGCCGCTGCGCTTCACCAACGGGGTTGACGTCGATCAAGTCACCGGTCAAGTCTACTTCACCCACAGCTCGATGAACTACGACAGGTCAGAACACGAGATGGTCACCAAGACGGGGGACTCCACGGGCCGCCTTATGATGTATGATCCACGAACATCGGACGCCACCATGCTCCAACCTAGGATGACATACCCGAACGGCGTCTCGCTCAGCGCCGACCGCACGCACCTCGTGGTCGCATCTACCGGCCCATGCAAGCTGCTGAGGCACTGGATAAGAGGGGTCGACGCGGGCAAGTCCGAGCCATTTGCCGACCTGCCGGGCTACCCAGATAATGTCAGGCCCGACAGGAAAGGAGGTTATTGGGTGGCGTTGCACCGTGAGAAGAATGAGTTGCCCTTTGGCCGTGATAGCCATCTTCTTGCGGTCAGGGTCGGGGCCGATGGGAAGATAGTTGAGCAGATGAGAGGGTCAAAGAAAGTCAGGCCAACCGAGATCATGGAAAGAGATGACGGCAAACTCTACCTGGGTTCGGTGGAGCTTCCTTATGTCGGCGTAGTAAAAAGGAAGTAG